A section of the Papio anubis isolate 15944 chromosome 4, Panubis1.0, whole genome shotgun sequence genome encodes:
- the LOC100997057 gene encoding forkhead box protein L1, which produces MFDSSQYPYNCFNYDADDYPAGSSDEDKRLTRPAYSYIALIAMAIQQSPAGRVTLSGIYDFIMRKFPYYRANQRAWQNSIRHNLSLNSCFVKVPRSEGHEKGKGNYWTFAGGCESLLDLFENGNYRRRRRRRGPKREGLRGPRAGGAQGPPGPPEPAAGQGSLAPDSAGEGAPGRDSHASPASPAPQGKEHPRDLKFSIDYILSSPDPFPGLKPPCLAQEGRYTRLENVGLHFWTM; this is translated from the exons ATGTTTGACAGCTCGCAGTATCCCTACAACTGCTTCAATTACGACGCCGACGACTACCCCGCCGGCAGCTCCGACGAAGACAAGAGGCTCACGCGGCCCGCGTACAG CTACATCGCCTTGATCGCCATGGCCATTCAGCAGAGCCCCGCGGGAAGGGTGACCCTGTCCGGCATCTACGACTTCATCATGCGCAAGTTCCCCTATTACCGCGCCAACCAGCGCGCCTGGCAGAACTCCATCCGCCACAACCTGTCCCTCAACAGCTGCTTCGTCAAG GTGCCGCGGTCCGAGGGCCACGAGAAGGGCAAAGGCAACTACTGGACGTTCGCGGGCGGCTGCGAGTCGCTGCTGGACCTCTTCGAGAATGGCAACtaccggcggcggcggcggcggcgcgggccCAAGCGCGAGGGGCTGAGGGGTCCGCGTGCGGGGGGCGCCCAGGGGCCCCCGGGTCCGCCCGAGCCGGCCGCCGGGCAGGGGTCCTTGGCACCGGACAGCGCTGGCGAGGGCGCCCCGGGACGGGACTCCCATGCCAGCCCCGCCAGCCCCGCCCCCCAGGGAAAGGAGCACCCCCGGGACCTCAAGTTCAGCATCGACTACATCCTGTCCTCCCCGGACCCCTTCCCCGGACTCAAGCCGCCCTGCCTCGCACAGGAGGGCAGATATACGCGGCTGGAGAACGTGGGCCTCCACTTTTGGACAATGTGA